In Zhaonella formicivorans, one DNA window encodes the following:
- a CDS encoding aldehyde ferredoxin oxidoreductase family protein has translation MANTAWVDLTTGSVAIKPTPGEDLVKYLGSRGLAAKVLYDHVGPEVQPFDPENLLIFSTGLLTGTPWPSSARYTVTAKSPATGAYGYANGSGFFGPELRKAGYDLVIFKGKSPKPVYLYIEDDKLELCPADVLWGKTTEETEKFLRDLYPGSRVASIGPAGENLVKIAAVINDYGRAAARTGMGAVMGSKNLKAVVVKGTQKAKTPPEFMEVVRRVTPQIKDHPGSINYTKWGTVILLNFKNRSGDNPSKNHRWGQFPMGDKLNAEAVAKYTVKNQGCYACPIRCARITEVPDGPFKTPANEGPEYETANALGPNVWNSNVELLIHANKLCNELGLDTISAGVLIAFAMEAHEKGLLNDSNYSLEWGDADTIIGLLNDIAYRRGTGELLADGVREASKRLQGGSEAYAMQVKGVEIPRQEGRVLKAMALGHATSNRGADHLYALPTIDLTGNTEVAAKVLPECGPELMDVTSEQYKANMTRFTEACNALADALGICKFAFTETYAILPPDLADGLRALGYEISDDEVLRVGQRIVNLERMYNVRHGFSRKDDTLPYRKLHEPLDIYANPEDIEKVEPAEAKLIHRGLTVNLDPMLDEYYALGGWTKDGIPTAERLKELGLEELIKDLPENSIGRFS, from the coding sequence ATGGCTAATACGGCATGGGTTGATTTAACAACGGGGAGCGTTGCTATTAAACCTACTCCTGGAGAGGACTTAGTAAAATATTTAGGAAGCCGGGGACTGGCGGCCAAAGTTCTATATGATCATGTGGGCCCTGAAGTGCAGCCTTTTGACCCGGAAAATTTATTGATCTTCTCCACGGGTCTACTGACCGGCACACCCTGGCCCTCCTCAGCCCGCTACACGGTAACCGCCAAGTCGCCGGCAACAGGCGCTTACGGCTATGCCAACGGCTCGGGTTTTTTCGGCCCGGAACTCCGCAAAGCCGGTTACGATTTGGTAATTTTTAAGGGTAAATCACCTAAGCCTGTTTACCTTTATATCGAAGACGACAAGCTGGAACTTTGTCCTGCCGATGTTTTGTGGGGAAAAACTACCGAAGAAACCGAAAAGTTTTTACGGGACCTTTACCCCGGCAGCCGGGTGGCTTCCATTGGCCCTGCCGGGGAAAACCTGGTGAAGATTGCGGCTGTGATCAATGATTACGGGCGGGCGGCAGCACGTACCGGCATGGGAGCGGTGATGGGTTCGAAAAACCTTAAGGCTGTGGTCGTCAAAGGCACCCAAAAAGCCAAAACCCCTCCTGAATTTATGGAAGTTGTCCGCAGGGTGACACCCCAGATTAAAGATCATCCCGGAAGCATCAACTATACCAAATGGGGTACTGTTATTCTCCTGAACTTTAAGAATAGAAGCGGCGACAATCCCAGCAAAAACCATAGGTGGGGCCAATTTCCCATGGGAGATAAACTGAATGCTGAGGCAGTGGCCAAATATACCGTTAAAAACCAGGGATGCTATGCCTGCCCGATTCGCTGTGCCCGTATCACCGAGGTACCGGACGGACCTTTTAAAACGCCTGCCAATGAAGGTCCCGAATATGAAACGGCCAACGCCTTAGGTCCAAACGTCTGGAACAGCAATGTGGAACTGTTGATTCACGCTAATAAGCTCTGTAACGAGTTGGGGCTGGATACAATTTCAGCCGGGGTTTTGATTGCCTTTGCCATGGAGGCCCACGAAAAAGGGCTGCTGAACGATTCCAACTATTCCTTGGAATGGGGAGATGCGGATACAATCATCGGACTGTTGAACGACATTGCTTACCGCCGCGGTACAGGAGAACTGCTGGCCGATGGGGTGAGAGAGGCAAGCAAGCGCCTGCAGGGAGGCAGCGAAGCATATGCTATGCAAGTTAAAGGTGTGGAAATACCCCGCCAGGAAGGAAGGGTTCTGAAGGCTATGGCGTTGGGCCACGCCACCAGCAACAGGGGCGCAGACCATTTGTACGCCTTGCCTACCATTGATTTAACAGGAAATACGGAAGTAGCAGCCAAAGTTTTGCCGGAATGCGGGCCGGAACTGATGGATGTAACTTCGGAACAATATAAAGCTAACATGACTCGCTTTACAGAGGCTTGCAACGCACTGGCCGATGCCCTCGGCATCTGTAAATTTGCTTTTACTGAAACCTATGCTATCTTGCCGCCTGATCTGGCAGATGGTCTGCGGGCTCTGGGATATGAGATAAGCGACGACGAGGTCCTGCGGGTAGGCCAGCGGATTGTCAACCTGGAGAGGATGTACAATGTCCGCCATGGCTTCAGCCGCAAGGATGATACTCTACCCTATAGGAAGCTGCACGAGCCGCTGGATATTTATGCCAACCCCGAGGATATTGAAAAAGTTGAGCCGGCAGAAGCCAAGCTGATTCACCGCGGCCTGACAGTTAATCTGGATCCCATGCTGGATGAATATTATGCTTTGGGTGGTTGGACTAAGGACGGAATTCCCACAGCCGAAAGGCTGAAAGAGTTAGGTTTGGAGGAATTGATCAAGGACTTGCCCGAAAATTCAATCGGCCGGTTCAGTTGA
- a CDS encoding HoxN/HupN/NixA family nickel/cobalt transporter: MKWVGNKSLVYPNWFGYGVAVAGIHIFGIILLLLQGQDYPQLLGMGFLAYTLGLRHAFDADHIAAIDNTVRKLIQQKKDATGIGFYFSLGHSTVVFLMTLVTVIAMRWSQEKLPYLQEIGGLIGTVVSGGFLLLIGLLNLYIWLDLYRIFLKVRRKHYEEDKLENLLDSRGFLARFAGSLYRFIDKSWQIYPLGFLFGLGFDTASEVALIAISAGAAAQTVPLAGILSLPILFAAGMSLMDTADGVFMINAYRWAFATPLRKIYYNLTITGLSVVAALFIGFIELAQVITPKLGLKGWFWTWVQGLEFSEMGYLMVSLFILVWAFSFGMWKLLNLERR, from the coding sequence ATGAAATGGGTAGGTAACAAATCCCTAGTATACCCCAACTGGTTTGGTTATGGCGTGGCAGTAGCTGGAATTCACATATTCGGTATAATTTTGTTGCTTCTTCAAGGACAAGACTATCCGCAATTATTGGGCATGGGGTTTCTGGCGTACACTTTAGGTTTAAGGCACGCCTTTGACGCAGACCACATTGCCGCTATTGATAATACTGTCCGTAAACTGATCCAACAGAAGAAAGACGCGACAGGTATAGGATTTTACTTTTCACTGGGTCATTCTACGGTGGTTTTTCTGATGACTTTGGTTACTGTCATAGCTATGCGCTGGTCACAGGAAAAATTGCCATACTTACAAGAAATCGGGGGATTAATTGGAACGGTGGTATCAGGAGGATTCCTGCTGCTCATCGGCTTACTAAATCTATATATCTGGCTGGATTTGTACCGCATATTTTTGAAAGTAAGGCGCAAACACTACGAGGAGGACAAGCTAGAAAATCTGCTTGATTCAAGAGGTTTTCTGGCCCGCTTCGCAGGGAGTCTCTACCGGTTTATAGATAAAAGCTGGCAGATCTATCCTCTAGGGTTCCTCTTTGGGCTGGGCTTTGACACAGCCAGTGAGGTAGCGCTTATAGCCATCTCGGCGGGAGCGGCAGCCCAGACCGTTCCGTTAGCCGGTATTTTATCTTTGCCCATATTGTTTGCGGCCGGGATGAGCTTGATGGACACTGCTGACGGAGTGTTTATGATTAATGCCTACCGCTGGGCTTTTGCCACCCCTCTTCGAAAGATATACTATAACCTGACTATAACAGGTTTATCCGTAGTAGCTGCCCTGTTCATCGGCTTTATAGAGCTTGCTCAGGTTATTACCCCTAAATTAGGGCTTAAGGGTTGGTTTTGGACTTGGGTACAGGGCTTGGAGTTCAGCGAAATGGGATATCTCATGGTAAGCTTATTTATCTTAGTATGGGCTTTTTCTTTTGGTATGTGGAAACTTCTTAACCTCGAAAGGCGTTAA
- a CDS encoding MoaD/ThiS family protein: protein MRIEARFYGFFQLLLGVLQLDINLNAPAKVEDLWRHLEEHYPQFRSKDVAVIAAISLNNRKLSREEWSTTYLQDGDRVEFFTLMAGG, encoded by the coding sequence GTGCGCATAGAGGCGCGTTTTTACGGCTTCTTTCAATTGCTGCTTGGTGTGCTGCAGCTGGATATCAATTTAAATGCGCCGGCCAAAGTGGAAGATTTGTGGCGGCATCTGGAGGAGCATTATCCCCAGTTTCGCTCTAAAGACGTAGCTGTCATAGCAGCCATCAGCCTAAATAACAGGAAATTATCACGGGAAGAATGGTCCACCACTTACCTGCAGGATGGTGACCGGGTGGAATTTTTTACTCTGATGGCGGGAGGCTGA
- a CDS encoding DUF2933 domain-containing protein, whose product MKKFNWHGILMLLCCLIPMVAIFYFFSGGRFNFSGLGSSASLLFLLACPLMHIVMMKFMGGSCHHQKEAPEKAKSAQE is encoded by the coding sequence ATGAAAAAGTTTAATTGGCATGGAATTTTAATGCTGCTGTGTTGTCTCATACCTATGGTGGCAATTTTTTATTTCTTCAGCGGTGGGAGGTTTAATTTTAGCGGCCTAGGAAGCTCTGCCAGCCTGCTGTTTTTACTGGCTTGCCCACTGATGCATATAGTGATGATGAAATTTATGGGCGGCAGCTGTCACCATCAAAAAGAAGCACCAGAAAAAGCTAAGTCTGCGCAAGAATAA